CGCGAAATAGTCGAGCAAGTCGGCAACGTCGACATCGAGCTGGTCGCCGACCGATACGATGCCCGAAAAGCCAAGCCGCCGTTCGGCCGCCCACTCGATCATCGCCGCCGCAATAGCGCCGGATTGCGAGATCAGCGCCACGCGTCCATCGGATGGGCGGTGCGCAGCAAAGCTCGCATTGAGATTGGCGCGGGGTATCATCACGCCGATGCAATTGGGTCCGATCAGACGTATCCCGTGCATGCGCGCGGTCCGCGCGGCCGTCTCGGCAAGCGAGCCCGCGCCGTGGCCGAGACCGGCCGACAGGATCACCGCGCCGGCAACGCCAACCGCGGCGGCATCCGCGATGATCCCGGGGATCGCAACAGCAGGCGCCGTGATGACGACAAGATCCGGAACGAACGGGAGCGACTTCAGGTTTGGAACGGTCTCCGCGCCGTCGACCACGGCGTAATTTGGATTGACCACCGCGATTCGGCCGGCGAAGCCACTCGCCTTGAGGTTCATCAGAACAGCCAAGCCAAGTGACGATGGACGCGAACTGCCACCAACCACCGCGACAGTCCGAGGCGAGAAAACCCGCTCTAGACCAAACGTAGACATCGGACAGTCTCGCAGGGAACGAGCGGAGGCGTCTGCCGCTTCGTGCAGCGCGCCAGGGCTCGCATGACATCCTCGCGAGCAATAATGCCGAGCAGGTGGTGATACTTGTCAATCACGGGAAGACTTTTGAGCCGATGGGTCACCATCAGCTGCAGAACGCGCTGGAGGTTGGTGTCCGGTTGGACTGAAATCACGTCGCACGACATGATCTCGTCGACCGTGGTTCCCATACGATCGTCGTAATGCGGCAGTATGTGATCAGTCGTGCAGGTGAACACCTTTAGCGCATCGAGCTTGGTGACGAACCCGACCACGGTATCGTCACGCAAGACGGGGTAGGCATCATGATCTTCCTTTGCGAACAGCCGATACAGGTCACCCACGGTCATTTCGGGAGCGACGCTTCGCACTGACCTCGTCATGTTGTTCGCAACGGTCTCCTGCAGGAATTCGTACATGGTTGATCCCTTCGGGTGGGCGGCTGTCCGTGGGCGCTTGGCGGCCAGACGAACAGCGCGTCCGCGATACCGGGCGAACCTAATCAGGAACGGCCGATCGGCGTTGACCAGGATCAAAACAGGGCTGATGTCACGTGATCAAAGAGAGGTTACGAACCTCAGAGAATCCCGTCATGCACGCGATGACCCTGCCCGCACGCGGCGCAAGGCTGCAGTATGTGGAACGGCCGGATCCTGTTCCCGGCCCCGGCGAAGTGCGCGTCAGGATCAGCGCTTGTGGCGTTTGCCGCACCGACCTTCATGTGGTCGATGGGGAACTGCCAAACATCATCTATCCGATCGTTCCCGGCCACGAGGTGGTCGGTCGCATCGATGCCTTGGGTCGCGGCGTAAGCGCCGGGCTTCTCGGTGCGCGCGTCGGCGTTCCCTGGCTCGGCTCAACCTGCGGGCACTGTCCATACTGCCGGGAGGGCAAGGAAAATCTCTGCGACAATCCCGTTTTCACCGGATACACGCGGGACGGCGGCTTTGCCACCCACCTGGTAGCGGACGCGCGCTACTGCTTTCCACTCGGCGAGCACGGCGAGGATGTCGAACTGGCGCCCCTGCTGTGCGCAGGCCTGATCGGCTGGCGCTCGCTTGTGATGGCCGGTCACGGCCGCAAGCTCGGCATTTACGGCTTCGGCGCGGCGGGACACATCGCAGCGCAGATGGCTCGCTGGCAAGGACGGGATGTCTACGCCTTCACTCGCCCAGGTGACGTCGAGGCTCAACGTTTGGCATTGTCGCTCGGCGCATGCTGGGCTGGAGCCTCCGAGGACAGGCCGCCCGCCGAGCTTGACGCCGCAATCATCTACGCGCCGGCCGGGCCTCTTGTCCCGCTTGCCCTGCGCGCATTGCGTAAGGGCGGACGCGTGGTCTGTGCCGGCATCCACATGTCGGACATTCCAAGCTTTCCCTACAACATTCTCTGGGGCGAGCGACAGCTCGTGTCGGTCGCCAATCTCACGCGACAGGACGGCAATGATTTTCTCAAGAGTGCAGCGAAGGCCGGCGTTCGAACACGTGTCACGGTTTTCCCGCTCGATCAGGCGAACGAAGCGCTCTCTCGCCTGCGTGACGGCAGGCTTGTCGGCGCAGCCGTTCTGAAGCCATGACGACGCCGGCGTCATCAACCGACGCGAGCGCGGGTGACGTCAGCCAGACCGCCGTGTTGTCGTTCCTGGCTGGAGGTCGGCCGAACTTGGCCGTACAACGGATCGACACCCATTGTTCGATCATTTTCCTCGAGCCATCGCGCGCCTTGAAAGTCAAGCGCGCGGTCAAGCTCCCATATCTGGACTTCTCGACATTGGAGAAGCGCCGTCGTGCTTGTGAAGATGAGATCACCGTCAACAAGCGCCATGCGCCTTCAATCTATCGTGGGGTGGTCCCGATCACGCGTGAACGCGACGGCTTGGCGATCGGAGGCGTCGGCCCCGTCGTTGAGTGGGCCGTTGAAATGGTTCGCTTCGACGAAAGCGAGACTCTCGACCGCCTTGCATCGGGCGTCCTTGAACCAGAACTTGGCGACGATTTGGCCGCCGTCCTGCTCGATTCTCATCGGGTTGCTGTCATCAGCGAGGGATCGAACTGGCTTGCCTCGCTACCCGTGATCGTAGGTCGCAACACGGAACAGTTTCGCAGCATACCAGACCTTGCCCGCGACCGGATCGACAAACTGCACCAGTTGAGCCATCGCGAAATAGCACGAAATCGCGAGCTCCTGCGTGCCCGCGCTGCGTCGGGGCAGGTGCGGCACTGCCACGGCGACGCACACCTCGGCAACATCGTCATGATTGACGGCAAGCCGGTCCTGTTCGACGCGATCGAATTTGATCCTGATATCGCGACAACGGATGTGCTGTACGATTTCGCGTTCCCTCTGATGGATCTGTTGGCGTTTGGAAGCGATGCCGTCGCCAACAGACTATTCAACAGCTACATGCAGGCCGCCTGGGCCGAACAGTCGGCTGCGCTCTGCCTGCTGCCGCTGTTTCTCTCTGTTCGCGCGGCAATTCGCGCCAACGTGCTGTTCACTAAACAGCGGCAACATCCGCACGATCGAACGATCGCCACGATTGCGAACAGATACTTCGACCTCGCACTGCGGCTGATCACCCCC
The window above is part of the Bradyrhizobium sp. PSBB068 genome. Proteins encoded here:
- a CDS encoding CBS domain-containing protein produces the protein MYEFLQETVANNMTRSVRSVAPEMTVGDLYRLFAKEDHDAYPVLRDDTVVGFVTKLDALKVFTCTTDHILPHYDDRMGTTVDEIMSCDVISVQPDTNLQRVLQLMVTHRLKSLPVIDKYHHLLGIIAREDVMRALARCTKRQTPPLVPCETVRCLRLV
- a CDS encoding zinc-dependent alcohol dehydrogenase family protein — encoded protein: MHAMTLPARGARLQYVERPDPVPGPGEVRVRISACGVCRTDLHVVDGELPNIIYPIVPGHEVVGRIDALGRGVSAGLLGARVGVPWLGSTCGHCPYCREGKENLCDNPVFTGYTRDGGFATHLVADARYCFPLGEHGEDVELAPLLCAGLIGWRSLVMAGHGRKLGIYGFGAAGHIAAQMARWQGRDVYAFTRPGDVEAQRLALSLGACWAGASEDRPPAELDAAIIYAPAGPLVPLALRALRKGGRVVCAGIHMSDIPSFPYNILWGERQLVSVANLTRQDGNDFLKSAAKAGVRTRVTVFPLDQANEALSRLRDGRLVGAAVLKP
- a CDS encoding AAA family ATPase, producing the protein MTTPASSTDASAGDVSQTAVLSFLAGGRPNLAVQRIDTHCSIIFLEPSRALKVKRAVKLPYLDFSTLEKRRRACEDEITVNKRHAPSIYRGVVPITRERDGLAIGGVGPVVEWAVEMVRFDESETLDRLASGVLEPELGDDLAAVLLDSHRVAVISEGSNWLASLPVIVGRNTEQFRSIPDLARDRIDKLHQLSHREIARNRELLRARAASGQVRHCHGDAHLGNIVMIDGKPVLFDAIEFDPDIATTDVLYDFAFPLMDLLAFGSDAVANRLFNSYMQAAWAEQSAALCLLPLFLSVRAAIRANVLFTKQRQHPHDRTIATIANRYFDLALRLITPEHPILLAIGGKSGTGKSVLARDIAPLIGPPPGALILRSDVIRKRLHNMSEHTALPAAAYTLKASDRVYQAMLEQAARTLAQGVSVTLDAAFLRLTERDAAEVIARSARVEFRGIFLTADRAMRLHRVASRRHDASDATADVVRLQENIETGTIGWSVVDASGTPAITLERSTSCLRTASQAVDHLKGNS